A single Anaerolineae bacterium DNA region contains:
- the hisG gene encoding ATP phosphoribosyltransferase, giving the protein MTHSQIRLSLPSKGRLGQAALDFLAAAGLRVDKPNPRQYIARIPALPDLTVLFQRAGDIVVSVRDGSVDFGITGLDLVAEKRGENGQVLVLHEALGFGHSTLTLAVPEDWPVHSLDDLRAHAARLGRPLRVATKFPNLTGAFLNRHAIPHRLIAAEGTLETAPAIGYADLISDLVSSGQTLRDNRLRPLSDGAIQPSQAVLIANREALRQRPEVLAMARRLLEYIEAHLRAQENLLVIANMRGESPEAIAQRMFTRPTIGGLQGPTISPVYVREGGPWYAVSIVVRRDQLPDAIADLRAIGGSGIIVTPVTYIFEEEPPRYKAMLEALRE; this is encoded by the coding sequence ATGACGCATTCCCAAATTCGTCTATCCCTCCCCTCCAAGGGACGCTTAGGACAGGCCGCGCTGGATTTTTTGGCCGCGGCCGGGCTGCGGGTGGACAAACCCAACCCCCGCCAATACATCGCCCGCATCCCCGCTCTGCCCGACCTGACCGTGCTCTTCCAGCGCGCCGGCGACATCGTGGTCAGCGTGCGCGACGGCAGCGTGGACTTCGGCATCACCGGGCTCGACCTGGTGGCCGAAAAGCGCGGCGAGAACGGTCAGGTACTCGTGCTCCATGAGGCCCTGGGCTTCGGCCATAGCACGCTCACCCTGGCCGTGCCCGAGGACTGGCCGGTGCATTCCCTGGACGACCTGCGGGCCCACGCGGCGCGCCTGGGCCGGCCGCTGCGGGTGGCCACCAAATTCCCCAACCTGACGGGCGCTTTCCTGAACCGTCACGCCATCCCCCACCGTCTCATCGCCGCCGAGGGCACCTTAGAGACCGCCCCGGCCATCGGCTACGCCGACCTGATCAGCGACCTGGTCTCCAGCGGCCAGACCCTGCGCGACAACCGTCTGCGCCCCCTGTCCGACGGCGCCATCCAACCCTCTCAGGCCGTGCTCATCGCCAACCGCGAGGCGCTGCGCCAGCGCCCCGAAGTGCTGGCCATGGCCCGCCGCCTGCTGGAGTACATCGAAGCCCACCTGCGCGCCCAGGAGAACCTGCTGGTCATCGCCAACATGCGCGGCGAAAGCCCCGAAGCCATCGCCCAACGCATGTTCACCCGCCCCACCATCGGCGGCCTGCAAGGCCCCACCATCAGCCCGGTCTACGTGCGCGAGGGCGGCCCGTGGTACGCGGTCAGCATCGTGGTGCGCCGCGACCAACTGCCCGACGCCATCGCCGACCTGCGCGCCATCGGCGGCAGCGGCATCATCGTCACCCCGGTCACCTACATCTTCGAGGAAGAGCCGCCAAGGTACAAAGCCATGCTGGAAGCGCTGCGGGAATAG